The genomic segment ATTATCTCTGCATCCCTGGAGGAGAAAAGGGAGACATTTCAAGAGAGGACAAGCTTTATTAGGAGACTGAAATGTGCACGTGcgcgtgcgcgcgcgcgcgcacacacacacacacacacacacacacacacacacacacacacacacacacacacacacacacacacacacacacacacacaaaaacaatcacattATGTGTAATATATGTCTAACTGTTTGAAAGACAAATTCCTTGCCTAAAGTACTGCAACacacattttttgttgttgttgttgtttgtttgttttggggattttttgGTGGGGTTTAATTTACTCAAGCATAAGAtggttttgtgtctttgttttttattattattaataaaggTTCAGAAATATAGGATAAATAACTTCTGTTAGGTAAGACAACACTGATCCATTGCCTTTACTATACAAGAACCGGTGCTTACATGTACAAAAGTTCCGGGGAAAGAGCCAGAGACCCCTGAATATGGTGTACTAGAATCACATCAACAAGCTgtacgattttttttttttttaattacctaAAAAAGAAGCAAACGCCCCTATGCAATAAAAGCCTTATCAATGAGCAGTTAACTGGTCATAATGTGGATATAGTGCTGAAAAGACTTGCTCAGTAAACTGTATAATAAGCCTTGTTTCATAATGAGATGTTTCACTTATATTGACAATTTTAGGAATATTGCAATATTGTTTGGGGGTTTtcccttattttttttaaactaagaaTTATTAAAAAACTTAATAGAATTATAGCCTTTATAATCAattgaataaaacataaaaataggtATATAATGGAAACATATAGTAAGTAATAAAGAACAGTATAATGATAGTACAATAATaagtagggctgtgcgatatgaccaaaatctcacatcccgatattaagacatctatcatccgataacgatataaatcacaaaaatgtaacatattctgtaaattctgtgaatgtcgggcagctcgacttgtgtgaagtgtttccagctgggcgttgcgtacctggagtcgagtgttttaactgatgcatgaaacgatacatttttagacatagatTGTAACGGCcaccgttttctttgtgagtatttattacacagcgtgctgcagggaaaagcctgttctatcgtttgagtctaaggtttattttttagcacctgacggctctttttttgcttctcatccgtaaatactctgcatctttcacgtgattcagtttattttgaaaagtctcaaaagggtcttgagctttattgtgaaaggtttatgtggaaaataaacaagcggacaccaGGTGGTTTTAccatcgttgttgctaacgacaacgcataaaaacaagcgcttgtccgtctgtagtgtggttatattaaatataagagaaagagagaactttaggaaattaatatagccactacagtgaccatcaaaataatgaaaaaatattgccgtaaacagtttattttgcgacaccacgaaacaaacgatagcgtaaaatgaaacgatagacgtttttatatcgtcatccgatatatatcgttatatcgaacagccctaataATAAGTATATAATTAGGTGTGGAATTAATGAAGGCTGCAATATATATTATAATGATGTATAAAATATGtaatatatacatttatattttcgtatttatgtaaatatataataatgtaCCCATTTTAATTGGACAATTATAATACAACTATAAAATGaaatacttaaaaaacaaactaatgaATTCTCCTAATTGTTAGtacattttacctttaacatGTGCACCACTTCCGTCACCTTGTGCTGTTTAGAAAACTATGCTTTGGTTTGTTTAGTTAGTGTGCATCCTACACTTCTTTAATCTCTtgcagactgcaggcttacctCTGTTTCCGGGCAGCTGCAGATAGCCCATCCTCATTTCTCTTGCCTTTAGTCTGTTCAGTATGCTTTTTAGCATTTTTCTGGCGTGCAAGCTCACGCTGGTTTCCTCCTGTCATGTCAAtaaaaagggtaaaaaaaaacaacaacaacaaatcagaCGAAAAAGCTGCGCCTTATAATGAGACACTTGACATAAGTTGCTtccagcaaaaaataaataaaacacaagctgaatttttattattattattaaaaaggaAATCTGTGTGTCTACAAGTCGAATAGTTAACAGAAAAAGAGCATGCTATGATCTGCACGATGAAAAATGAAGATGGTGCAGCGCTCAAAAGCAGCCGACGTGGCAGAGAGGCGCTCCGGAGCACTTTCTTAGCCAGAACAACAGCACAGAGGGCAGCAAAAGAATCCGCCGCTACCACGGTTTTTCCAAGTTCATGTGcaggattgaaaaaaaaaaatattactagTAAAAACACGGAAGCTGCGTTTAGACCAaaacacccatattttgtttctGTATTGCGTCCACACATACAGGCCAGGGCTCAGAGTAACGCCCGGACAACAAGCGACCCACAGCCAACACAAGTACAACGGGACGTTATGTAACACATGTTAGCATAAGTCTATGCCCTTAAATAAACCAACTAAAACGGCCAAATTAATCGCGTCCTTAAGTTATTGCCCAAAACGACAATCCTCTATTGAATCTGTCAAATAGGATAATGTATATTACATTAAATAGACGGAACCCAAGTCGATCAACGACAACCATTggtcaaaaataacaaacacggAAAACAAGCATCCGACCAAATACATGAATCCCTCAGAGCGTAATAAATGTCGGTACCCACTAGTCATTTTAGTGATCGACTCTTCTTTCCCCAAAAATCCAGACGAGCTCAGCCAAAGGGCCGCTGACTCCCTTCTCGACGCTCCCGTTGCTGTTTTTCAGTTTGGTCGCGAGCCAAATATGCGCGAGACTTCCGCAAGATAACCAGAACATTCCGTCGAGCCACACGGGACTGCGCATGCGTCAAGGCTGGTCGTCAACATGCCACGACGGTGAAGTTGCAAAGGGGTgacttttttaaatgattattatttttttacgtTTTAGCATTTTGCAATGACTTTGCATATAATatatgttaaaaagaaaatacaaagaccATCAATGAACCGTATATAAAATGTTCAAATTATGAcgcttttttatttctttgtgaaTATGACGCTGCCAACGTGTTTCAAAAAGGTTTGGGAAAGAGGCAGCAAAGGACTGCAACATCGGTGTGTTAAAATTTAAATGGTggaaaaactgttaaaggaaTATATACAGTACAAAGTATATGCAGTAAATACAGCACAGCAAAAGTCTTGAGACACCCCTCAGTTATTGATATTTTATTAGGAAAATAGGAAGTTCAGTATACAAgccagaaaaaataataatatacagAGGGATAAAGTTAATCAGTCAAACCATTAGGTTATGGGAAAGAGCTGTTACAGCTAAGTTAAGAGGAGAGTTAAGAATTTGTGTGCAGTACAGCTTCATTCCAAGAAGGAATGAAACTCCAggtgtgatgtttgctttgagctgCTGGAGAAATATAGAGAAGGTCCCAGGATGCCAAGAGATGACAGTAATCAGAATTTAGCATAAACAATATGAAAGCATGGGTCTGCCTTGTATCAATGGTTTAGTCAGTCAGCTGCCGCTCTGGTGGTATTACATGATGAATAAGAACCTAAACATTACAAAGATTCTTGCACACCACTCCAGATTTAGCACAGGGTGCTTACAAATATTGAATGACCATTCTGCCAGATCAAGGGTCTTGAATCAGCCCTTCCACTTTACAGTAATATCACTTAGAGCTGATTGTGGATTATCTGAGAGAGTTGAAAATTCATGACCTAACTTGGTGCAATGGTGTCATTCTATACACTTTACATCTTTAATTTCTCAAATATTTGTAAAGGAAGACTGCATGGCTGTGACCAAAAACACCAATATTCAGAGGTATATGGAAAGATTTGGCTTAATGCTTTTGTCCAAACATGTATGACTGTCTTAAGCtagatttcctttttttctttttggccaA from the Oreochromis niloticus isolate F11D_XX linkage group LG1, O_niloticus_UMD_NMBU, whole genome shotgun sequence genome contains:
- the serf2b gene encoding small EDRK-rich factor 2 isoform X2 — encoded protein: MTGGNQRELARQKNAKKHTEQTKGKRNEDGLSAAARKQRDAEIMQQKQKKANEAGKGKTK
- the serf2b gene encoding small EDRK-rich factor 2 isoform X1; the protein is MTRGNQRELARQKNAKKHTEQTKGKRNEDGLSAAARKQRDAEIMQQKQKKANEAGKGKTK